In Nicotiana tabacum cultivar K326 chromosome 11, ASM71507v2, whole genome shotgun sequence, a single window of DNA contains:
- the LOC142165919 gene encoding uncharacterized protein LOC142165919, with amino-acid sequence MIYKFIKATDEKVESQNPAIKNLEIQISQLATLMSGQIDDALPSNTEKNPKEHLKAISLRSGKTFDDPYADRQGNPREMEQVNEGKNKRNSELLKEQKDKGKKVQENELVTNPHSVPLPFPQKLKREKLHKQFSKFLEILKQLYINIPFTDALTQMPSYTKFLKEISSSKRKLEVVLVVKLTEKCSAILQNKFPPKLGDPCSFTIPCTMGGAHFEKALCDSGASINVMPFSIFRKLELGEIKDTGVSLQLADQSTKNAKGIIENVLVRVDKFIFPVDFIVLEMEENTEVPLILGKPFLATEEQSLMSIKDN; translated from the coding sequence ATGATATACAAGTTCATTAAGGCTACTGATGAGAAGGTTGAAAGTCAAAATCCAGCAATCAAAAATTTGGAAATCCAGATAAGCCAATTAGCAACCCTCATGTCTGGACAAATAGACGATGCTCTACCAAGCAACACTGAGAAAAATCCAAAGGAACACCTCAAAGCCATCTCTCTGCGATCAGGTAAAACTTTTGATGATCCATATGCAGATAGACAAGGAAATCCACGAGAAATGGAACAGGTAAATGAAGGTAAGAATAAAAGAAACTCTGAACttttaaaagaacaaaaagaCAAAGGGAAAAAGGTACAAGAAAATGAATTAGTAACAAATCCTCACTCTGTACCCCTCCCTTTTCCCCAAAAgttgaaaagagaaaaacttCACAAACAATTTTCAAAATTTCTAGAAATTTTGAAACAACTTTATATTAACATACCTTTCACAGATGCTTTAACGCAGATGCCCTCATATACTAAATTTCTTAAAGAAATTTcatcaagtaaaagaaaattagaaGTGGTTTTAGTAGTTAAGCTTACAGAGAAATGTAGCGCTATACTTCAAAACAAGTTTCCACCGAAACTTGGTGATCCATGCAGTTTTACAATTCCTTGTACTATGGGAGGTGCTCATTTTGAAAAGGCATTATGTGATTCAGGTGCTTCAATAAATGTAATGCCTTTTTCAATTTTCAGAAAATTAGAACTTGGTGAAATAAAAGACACTGGTGTGTCTCTTCAATTGGCTGATCAAAGTACTAAAAACGCGAAAGGAATCATTGAAAATGTTCTTGTTCGAGTTGACAAATTTATTTTCcctgtagattttatagtacttgaaatggaagaaaacacCGAGGTACCATTAATTTTGGGTAAACCATTTCTCGCAACGGAAGAGCAATCATTGATGTCCATCAAGGACAATTAA